CTTAGACTTTCGTTAggtacttcttctttttcttcatcctTAGGTTTGCCTTAGAAAATTCTGTATTTTTCCTATCATGTCTTCATCTAGTGGTAGTACTGTGAGAGCGATAGACGAGTATTAGGATGAGTCCAATGGAAGTAGCGGTAGCACCAAGAGTAGTAGTAGTAGCTTTAGTTCCCAAGACGAGCATTATTCGTCCGGGGCTCTTGGAGTTCCTTTGGAGGTCTTCCAGGAAGAGATGAGGCGGAGGGTAACTTCCAGTTCTAGAGCTAGCTCGTCAAAGAGGGCTGAATCATCCAAGACTCCTTCTTAAGACGAGTAGGAGAATGTCATCTATAGTTGATTAGGGGTCGTAGTTCTTCTAATAGGTTACGGAAGACGAAATTTTTCTTCGTCTTTGGAAATTGGGCTGGGGACCCAATTGATGTAAATAGAACTCTGTTCCCTCCTTTTACCAGTGCTTTAGGTCGTCTTCATCCTAAGGGTATGTTTTCTTTGAAGTTACTTCATCTTTTCATTTGCTCTTTCCCTCATCTAAAAATTCTTCTCGTCCATGCAGTTGTTACTCGTCCACACTTAGACGACTATAGAAAAAGCTCGCAGTTATCTTGATAGGTCCTTCCATAATTTGGCAACGCTTCGTCGTCTTGAGCCCACTAAGGAGAATATCATTCACGAGGAGACCACTCATCGAAGTAAGAGTcgtctttcaaaattttttatttttatttttttagtcgTCCAATTCTTCATGCTTTCTCCAGTATAGGACTAGTCACCATGAAGGAGAACAAGGGTAAGAATGTTGCCAATGGGATTGAGGAGGAAGTCCAAGTTCTCTAGGACAAACTAGTTCCTTTGGTCGTCTAGAGCCCCACCATCCAACCTCATGCTTGGAAGAGGAAGGGTATCTCCATTGATGTGGACCTTAGAAACCTTACTAGTTGTCGACATCTGAAGAAGGTCAGAACTAACAAGCCCCCTTCTATTACCCCCTCGTACAAGGCCCCCAAATCCAAAGATGCAATGGCATACCTGGACGGACTGGCTGTGAACTTGGTCTCTTCTGAAGTTCCTCCTTCAGCCATCCAGACTGAAGCTCTTCATCCTTTTGTTGGTAGACCTCCTCGCAAGACTCATCCTTCAACTCTTGTTGAGGCTCCTCCTATCTTGGTGTTGGACGAAGGCCATgcattttctttgttgatttttttttttaggagaattTTTAACTCTTCCTCGTCCATTCCTATGTCAGGCAATGGAAAAGTTTTATGCTACGTCCTAGCAGGCTAGGGAGTTGAGTGACGATGTTAAGGTTCTGGCAAAAAAGAACGAGTTGGAGGACGAGCTTCGTCTGAAAAAGGGAGAGAGGATCAGGCTTGGCGAGGAGCTTACTTGTCTTCTGGAAGTAGAGAAGGAGCTGGGGAATCAAGTTGAGGAGCTTAAGGAGACTCATGTTGGTCACCATAAAGGAAAATGCCGAGTTATCCTCGTCCTTAGAGAAAGCAATGGACGAAGCAATCGAAGCCTTCAAAATGTCTGACGAGTTCACTAGGCGTCTGGACGAGCAATATGCTGCTGGCTACGAGGACTTTCACTTCGATGCTAAGGAAGCCTATCCTAAGATGGACTTTAATGTCTTCAAGGTTCCAATTTCTGCTGAGAGTTCTTTGCTTCAGACGAGCTCTGAGGATGTAAATATCATGGACGATGCCTCTACTGAGCCTTCCAAGGATGATCCAAAGTCTGGGGATGCTCTCAGTGGTTTATCAAAGTAATCTTCAAtttaactttgtttttatatattgttcatggtgcccttttttcttttttttttttctttttttgggggggcttattttaagttttatctAATTACAGTCTTCTCGTCCAAATGTATGGATGTATGATAACAGATACAACTGCCTTTATTGGCATGTACAATTTAAGGGTTTTTGGATGATGGTCGTCTactctttttatgttttatgaaTGAATATTTACTTCCATTTTCATTCTTCATTTGGTGTTGAATATGTTATATGCTTTATGTATGAACGAATTTTCCCTTGTTTACATCGTCCATGTTATTTCTATGGTTTTTAGTGTGGTCCATCCACTTATAAGACATTTTATCTCCTCTCAACTATATGAACGAATTTCCTTTGTTTACATCGTCCATGTCgttttttatggttttcaaGTGTGGTCCGTCCACTCATGAAGGCATTTAGCTCGTCCAtgttagaataattttttatgttcaaCACTTTTAccattctttaaattttacaagtataacTTGTCTATGAATGGTATTTCTTTCGCTAGCTTTATTCGTCCATAGATTTGACTTATAGCTTGCATTATCCCTCATCCATAGGCTGGACGGTCCTTTACTCGTCTTTGGGCAAGATGTTGCCAGCATTTACTCGTCCAAAGATTGGACTGTTTAGCTGGTCAAATTCATCCAtggattttgaatatttttacgTGCATATTTTTCCTCGTCCATTGGTTAGACAAATATACCTTAGGTTTTACCTCGTCCATTAATTAGACGAATATACCTtaggtttatttttctttgctttatcCTTATTTTAAGGAAAGCTTGTAGACGTTACATCCCTGCGTCCAGAGATTTTACTCGTCTTGGGCTTTTAGCCTTCTTGTGGATTAGTTTGAATGAAAACAACATGAAATTTAGGAATTCACAACATTGTATACATTGGGAATCCAAACTGTATATATACAATATAAACATCGTCCACAAGCATGGCACATGCTTAGAAGCTAGTGCCTTTAGGGAATTAAAAATACTTATGTACAAATAGACTGTACAAATAGACTAAGTCCATGACTTCGTCCATCACAATTTCGTCCATAGACAGCGTAGAAGTTGGAAACTAATGCACTTTTTagggaattaaaatattaaaaacatatagtaCTAgcaataaacataaataaaaatgaggGAAGTAACACATAACTCCAACTTCGTTCACTGATACTATCTTCTTCGATGttcaacattccaagggtgcTCTAGCTTTTGTCCGTCTAGGGCTTCCAAGTAGTATGATCCTTGTCTTTTGCAATTGACAACCTTGTAGGGTCTGTCCCAGTTAGGCCCTAGTTTTCCATGAGCCGGGTTTTTGGTTgccaaagagaagaaaatcagtaggctgaatgctcCGGGCTTCAATGGGCTAATGGTTGCTTGGAAGGCctgaaaagaaacaaacacaagatCAAAGGTGACCGGGGTGaaccggccaagaaccctccgatgcttaagttagtctTTGTGTTTTGGAAACTCAGGAATTCCCAACTTTTATGTAATAGTGAAAAAACCTCTCTCTTATCTTGCATGGATGAGTCTTTATATAGTAGGCCTTATAGCGGTTATTTGTTTAGTAACCGCCCCAATATTCATGGAGATTCCGAAGATTCAGACTCAACTCCCACAACTGCTATAGCAGTTAGAATAAGAAGTCTTATCTTCTATAACTGCCATAGCGATGAAGAAGATAAAATAGTAACGCGTGGTCTGAATTACAAGCTGGTGTAGACAAATCCATCTTCGGAATTTTTCCTAAGTGTTGGGAGATCGTCTAGGTCACTTCGTGAGCTAGACGACCCTTATGGTCTTGGATGACCTTTCCGGTCCTGGATGACCCTTCTGGTTGTGGACGACCCTTCTGGTCGTGGACGACccttctggtcttggacgacctccctggtcatggacgacctttctggtcttggacgacccttttggtcttggacgacctctCTGGTCATGGACGACCTCTCTGGTCATGGACGACCCTTATGGTCTTGGACGACCattctggtcttggacgaccatTCTGGTCTTGGATGACCTTCCGGGTCTTGGATGACCCGAACGACCTTCCgggtcttggacgacccttcTGGTCTTGGACAACTCTTCTGGTCGTGGACGACccttctggtcttggacgactcTTCTGGTCGTGGACGACccttctggtcttggacgacctccctggtcatggacgacctttctggtcttggacgacccttgtggtcttggacgacccttttggtcttggacgacctctctggtcatggacgacctctctggtcttggacgacccttaTGGTCTTGGACGACCTTCCGGGTCTTGGATGACCCGAACGACCTTCCgggtcttggacgacccttcGGGTCTTGGACGACTCTTCTGGTCGTGGACGACccttctggtcttggacgacctccctggtcatggacgacctttctggtcttggacgacccttgtggtcttggacgacccttttggtcttggacgacctctctggtcatggacgacctctctggtcttggacgacccttatggtcttggacgaccttccgggtcttggacgacccttctggtcttggacgacccttctggtcttggacgacctccctggtcatggacgacctctctggtcttggacgacctttctggtcttggacgacccttgtggtcttggacgaccctttTGGTCTTGGACGACCAGAGGGACGACCTCTTTGGTCATGGACGACCtctctggtcttggacgacccttatggtcttggacgacccttaTGGTCTTGGACAACCCTTCTGGTCTTAGACAACccttctggtcttggacgactcTATGGACGAATTGGAGATGGTCCGATTTTTAGttcaccatcagttgccccctttgTCCATGAGTTGTCTAAGTCACTGTAGCAAAATTCTTGTTCATTGTTCATTTTTGGCATGTGTCGATGTTTCATTAGTCAATTGGCATGCCACGTGGTGTCATTGTTGTTGTCGATTTTTGACACCTTAGATTGTGCTACATGTTATGATCTCATTGGTTAACGTATTATGTCGATTCGTTTACTGAGGAGATTGCCACATGTCAGCTTCTGGTTGGTCCACATCAACCCATTGACTTGGTGCCTATAAATTGGTACAATCTCTCTCTTGCCCTCTCATTTCTCTGATATTTTCCTCTGCCAACTGATGATTCCTTGGTTATCAGTGGGTTGATAAGACTTGAACGTTGATCTTCgggctatctcctgtaataccaaagacacagaatcagaggggaccggtgtcgaccggccaaaaatcctccgatgatcaagttagttatttggaactctctgtaacgaagaagtgttctcttaaaagtaagaaagtgtctgaatacctttttccttcatcgaagaagccttatatagtgtgtggaacggttatctatttggtaaccgttcccagtgtcggggagtccggagaattgggagtaACCGTTGTGGAAGTTACTTAGGTCGGATAggccgatgaactcgtccatccataatgaagatggacgagaccttcatGAGGAGCTCGTCCACGTTTAGTCCATCCATAATGaagatggacgagacctccaggatgatctcgtccacttttagtgaaagacggacgagatcatcttggaaggcttgtcGTTCATAAATGACGAGTAGATCTTGAGGTATTAAGCTCGTCCATATACGGACGAGGGTCGCTGGTACAGTTGCAATTTTCTCCGCCTATTGTTGCTTCTTtcgttggacgagacatatggacgagttatggacttggggattttgtgacaccatcagttgccccctcgtccATGTGAGTCGTCCAAAAGGTTGAACGTTCTTGGACACAATTGGTTAACAATTACTGTACCACGTGTCCTTTTCTTATTAGAGACTGATTCCGTCGATTTATTTTTCCGAGGTAGATGCCACGTGTTGCTCCTGTATTGGTTGGGTCGTTTCGATTACCCAGGTCAGCatcctataaatagtggaatgcCTCCCTTGACCCTCCTCATTCCagaaattttcttccttgacatcCATCGTCTAGAGCCTCGTCTAGGAGTTCTCTGCGTCTAGAGTCTTCTTCCGTCTAGAGCCAggtactcttctttttctcgtcTTTAGGTTTAAGTTTCTTGTTAGGGATGTCTGTTGCTTCCTCGTCTACAGATAGCCTTAATAAGGTTATAGACGAGTATTGTGATGATACTAGTGATAGGTCTAGCTCTAGCAGTGCTAGTGATGAGAGTGGAGGAAGCACGGACGAGAACTACTCTTCTGGGGCCCCTGGGCTCCCTATTGAAGTCGTCCAAGAACAGCTTAGGAGAGCTTCTGGCTCTCAAGCTGGTTCTCCGTCCAATCCTACGGACGAGGTAGAGACCGTCTTCAGTTGCGCTGTAGGTGTCCATTCTAAGACGGACGAACAAAGGTTAGGTAACCTTAGGTCCTGGTATCAAATCCCAGACGAGTTTAACCCTAGGCTACCCGTCCGTGGAGAGTGGTGTTGTGAGCCCCGTTTTGGAATAGGCGTCTATGAATCTTACTTCTTAggtggccttaggtttcctttaaatgcctTTGCTAGGGAGTTACTAGTCAAATTAGGTCTAGGTGTTTGTCAATTCAATCCCAACGCATGGAGATTAATTAtctccatgcaaattttgtggagggaAGTTTTTGGTAGGGACCGTCCTCTTtcagtggacgagttcctttattgttataaaccttCTGCCATAAGTCAGTCTGAAGGTTTTTACCAATTTACTGCTAGAGGGAATGATTGTAGGTTGATCAAGTCCCTAGCTTCGTCTGATAGGAAGTGGAAGAcgaagtttatttttatttcaggCTTCTGGGCAGGGAACCCTGTGGACGTTGGCAGGGATCCCTTTCCTCCTTACACTGGGGACCTGGGGAACCTTCGTCCAGAAGGTACGTCCCTTCCCCTCGTCTACTTTTATTCTTCTATTTAGTACATTTACAATTTCTAACCTTTGTTTGTTCATTGTTTTGCAGCTGCCAAACGTCCGTCCTTGAGTAAATTTCACCGTGACCGCGTCCACAGGGCCCGTCTACACGCAGACAGGAGCTTCCATTCCCTTGTCACGCTTAGACGTCTGGCCAAGTGGGGTTTAGGTCCCGAGCCTTTAGACGAAGCTATAGCCCACGAAGTCACTGTgcgaaaaagtaagtttttaacttaaccttcctttctttttcttttttatgtctACATTCCTCATTTGTTCATCTCGTCCTAGGAATGTCAACAATGAAAGAGAACCGAGGAAAAGAGATCGCAGGAGAGGGGAAACGTCCTGAGGGTCAAGCCCAGGATCGTCCAACGGCTGGGGACAAAAGAAAGTTCTTGCCTAAGAACATTGACCTGGAAGGGCTCCCCAGTCGAAGAGATAAAAGGGTTAAACAAGGCTCGTCCAAGGTGGTCAAGTCCAAACCACCCTCGTCTCAGCCTGCCGTCCAAATAGTTGATGTGGACTCGTCCACTCCAGTTGAGTCCACCCCGTCCAAGACTCCTCCCAGAACTCCTGTGGCCAGATCTACCATGCCTGGCTCGTCCCAGCCTTCTATGAATATTATTGCAAATGAAGACCTGGCTTGGGAACGGTTCCAGATAGCCGTCAAGGACGAGGATATAAACATGTGCTATAACATGGGCTTGAAGGAATTTGAGCATTCAGGCGTCCATGACCTTTTCAAGGTATGCCAGTATCCCTCGTCCTTGTTTAGTTATTAAATTTTCCTCATTTAATCATTCTATGTTGTTCTCTGTTCACAGGCCATGTCGAAGTTTATAGCAGCGTCTAGACAGGCAACGGAGCTGGACAAGACGAGAGTCTTGTTGGAGACGAGGATTCAGGAGGTGAACGCTGACTGTAAGAAATGGGCTGGGTTTGCTGAAAAAGCTAAGGACGAGGTCACAGAGCGTAACAAGTTGATTGAGGAGCTAAGGACGGATGCATTGGAGAAAGAGACGCGCATTGATCACTTACAACAGATGAACAATGAGTTGAATGCTCGTCTTTCCAAGGCAAGAGAGGACGCTGTGGCTGAGTTCAAGTCGTCCAAAGAGTATACAGACACTTTGGATCGTAATTATGCAGCTGGTTTTGAAGATTTCAGAATGGACGCTGTAGAAAACTTTCCTGAAGTTGACTTCAGCACAATCAAGCTTAACCTTGCTGCTGCCACAAGCTCTCTCCTCCAGACTGGCTCTGATGACGTCAACGTGGAAGACGACGCCAGTACTCAGCCTCCTCAGGACGAGCCTGCTGTTAATGCTCCCCCTTCTTAGGACGAGACTTTAGCCTTTGTAACtttgctttttcctttttttttttttttttttttgtaacttttgtgtTTGGTCCTTTGTTTTTGGACCTTATTTATGTAACAATACATTTTACTCGTCCATGGTTTTAGGACGAGTTTGTTAAGTATACTATTTCTGCTTTTCAAACTAAtcaagggtttttggacgtaggatgtccaccctttgaatgaagttttattttctttgcatggataaatgatttcattttctttgcatggacgagtgatttcattttctttgcatg
This DNA window, taken from Quercus robur chromosome 2, dhQueRobu3.1, whole genome shotgun sequence, encodes the following:
- the LOC126695217 gene encoding uncharacterized protein LOC126695217, whose amino-acid sequence is MSVASSSTDSLNKVIDEYCDDTSDRSSSSSASDESGGSTDENYSSGAPGLPIEVVQEQLRRASGSQAGSPSNPTDEVETVFSCAVGVHSKTDEQRLGNLRSWYQIPDEFNPRLPVRGEWCCEPRFGIGVYESYFLGGLRFPLNAFARELLVKLGLGVCQFNPNAWRLIISMQILWREVFGRDRPLSVDEFLYCYKPSAISQSEGFYQFTARGNDCRLIKSLASSDRKWKTKFIFISGFWAGNPVDVGRDPFPPYTGDLGNLRPEAAKRPSLSKFHRDRVHRARLHADRSFHSLVTLRRLAKWGLGPEPLDEAIAHEVTVRKRMSTMKENRGKEIAGEGKRPEGQAQDRPTAGDKRKFLPKNIDLEGLPSRRDKRVKQGSSKVVKSKPPSSQPAVQIVDVDSSTPVESTPSKTPPRTPVARSTMPGSSQPSMNIIANEDLAWERFQIAVKDEDINMCYNMGLKEFEHSGVHDLFKAMSKFIAASRQATELDKTRVLLETRIQEVNADCKKWAGFAEKAKDEVTERNKLIEELRTDALEKETRIDHLQQMNNELNARLSKAREDAVAEFKSSKEYTDTLDRNYAAGFEDFRMDAVENFPEVDFSTIKLNLAAATSSLLQTGSDDVNVEDDASTQPPQDEPAVNAPPS